The following are encoded together in the Xanthobacter autotrophicus Py2 genome:
- a CDS encoding Trans-aconitate 2-methyltransferase (PFAM: putative methyltransferase; Methyltransferase type 11; Methyltransferase type 12~KEGG: nha:Nham_2909 trans-aconitate 2-methyltransferase) encodes MAADWNARQYLKFEDERTRPSRDLLAQVPLPDAGFVVDLGCGPGNSTQLLAERFPGAEVLGLDTSPDMLAAARARLPNARFEAGDASTFTLDKPADLIFANAVLQWVPDHATLLPRLMTLLAPGGVLAVQMPDNLDEPSHVAMRESAMSGPWADKLSEASRARAVLPEPGGYYDMLAPHAARVDIWHTIYNHPLDGVSAIVEWLKSTGLRPFLDPLEGDERAEFLEDYAARLSDCYRPRVDGKVLLAFPRLFLLAVKK; translated from the coding sequence ATGGCCGCCGACTGGAATGCCCGCCAGTATCTGAAATTCGAGGACGAGCGCACCCGTCCGTCCCGCGATCTGCTGGCACAGGTGCCGTTGCCGGACGCCGGCTTCGTGGTGGATCTCGGCTGCGGCCCCGGCAATTCCACCCAGCTTTTGGCGGAGCGCTTTCCCGGCGCCGAAGTGCTGGGGCTCGACACCTCGCCGGACATGCTGGCGGCCGCCCGCGCGCGCCTGCCCAACGCCCGCTTTGAGGCGGGCGACGCCTCCACGTTCACGCTCGACAAGCCGGCGGACCTCATCTTCGCCAATGCGGTGCTGCAATGGGTGCCCGACCACGCCACCCTGCTGCCGCGGCTCATGACCCTGCTGGCGCCGGGCGGCGTGCTGGCGGTGCAGATGCCGGACAATCTCGACGAGCCGTCCCATGTGGCGATGCGGGAGAGCGCCATGTCCGGCCCCTGGGCCGACAAGCTGTCGGAGGCCTCCCGCGCCCGCGCCGTGCTGCCGGAGCCCGGCGGCTATTACGACATGCTGGCGCCCCACGCGGCGCGGGTGGACATCTGGCACACCATCTACAACCACCCGCTGGACGGGGTTTCAGCCATCGTGGAGTGGCTGAAGAGCACAGGCCTGCGCCCCTTCCTCGATCCGCTTGAGGGCGACGAGCGCGCCGAGTTTCTCGAGGACTATGCCGCCCGCCTTTCCGACTGCTATCGGCCGCGGGTGGACGGCAAGGTGCTGCTGGCCTTCCCGCGCCTGTTCCTGCTGGCGGTGAAGAAATAA
- a CDS encoding lipoprotein, YaeC family (TIGRFAM: lipoprotein, YaeC family~PFAM: NLPA lipoprotein~KEGG: bja:bll6903 outer membrane lipoprotein) has product MKALATAGVLALALAAGLITAASAETIKVGVTPGPHAQILEKVKAEAAKKGLDIKVIEFSDYVVPNAALAGGDLEANSFQHQPYLDNQIKDRGYKIVPVGLTVNFPIGVYSTKYKTFADIPAGASIGIPNDPTNGGRVLLLLADKGFIKLKDGVGVRASVVDVVDNPKKLKFVEIDAAQLPRSLPDLAAAGINTNYAKEAGLDPVKDPILREDPKGPYVNVIAVRAEDKDKPWVKTLVETYQSPETKAFILETFKGAVLPSW; this is encoded by the coding sequence ATGAAAGCCCTCGCGACTGCCGGCGTGCTCGCCCTCGCGCTCGCCGCCGGCCTCATCACCGCGGCGTCCGCCGAGACCATCAAGGTCGGCGTCACCCCCGGCCCCCACGCCCAGATCCTGGAGAAGGTGAAGGCCGAGGCGGCAAAAAAAGGCCTTGATATCAAGGTGATCGAGTTTTCCGACTATGTGGTGCCCAATGCCGCGCTGGCGGGCGGCGACCTGGAGGCGAACTCGTTCCAGCACCAGCCCTACCTCGACAACCAGATCAAGGATCGCGGCTACAAGATCGTGCCCGTGGGCCTGACGGTGAATTTCCCCATCGGGGTCTATTCGACGAAGTACAAGACCTTCGCCGATATCCCCGCCGGCGCATCGATCGGTATTCCGAACGATCCCACCAACGGCGGGCGCGTCCTGCTGCTGCTCGCCGACAAGGGCTTCATCAAGCTGAAGGACGGCGTCGGGGTGAGGGCGTCGGTGGTGGACGTGGTGGACAACCCCAAGAAGCTCAAGTTCGTGGAGATCGACGCCGCCCAGCTGCCGCGTTCCCTGCCCGATCTCGCGGCGGCCGGCATCAATACCAATTATGCCAAGGAAGCCGGCCTCGACCCGGTGAAGGACCCCATCCTGCGCGAGGACCCCAAGGGGCCTTACGTGAATGTCATCGCGGTGCGGGCCGAGGACAAGGACAAGCCCTGGGTGAAGACTTTGGTGGAAACCTACCAGTCCCCCGAGACCAAGGCCTTCATCCTGGAGACCTTCAAGGGCGCCGTGCTGCCGAGCTGGTAA